CCTCGACCGTGAAGTCGACGTGCCCGGGGGTGTCGATGATGTTGATCTGGTTGTCGTGCCAGAAGCAGGTCGTCGCGGCGGACGTGATCGTGATGCCGCGCTCCTGCTCCTGCTCCATCCAGTCCATCGTCGAGGCGCCGTCGTGCGTCTCGCCGATCTTGTAGTTGATGCCGGTGTAGAACAGGATCCGCTCGGTCGTCGTCGTCTTACCGGCGTCGATGTGCGCCATGATGCCGATGTTGCGGACCTTGGTCAGGTCGGTCAGCACGTCAAGTGCCACGGGAGAACTCTCTTCGTCGGTTCGATCGAGTGAAGCGCGGGGTGCGATGACCGGCGGCCGCGAGGCCGGCGATTACCAGCGGTAGTGCGCGAAGGCCTTGTTCGACTCGGCCATCTTGTGGGTGTCCTCGCGACGCTTGACCGCGGCACCGAGGCCGTTCGAGGCGTCGAGGATCTCGTTCATGAGGCGCTCGGTCATCGTCTTCTCACGGCGCGAGCGCGAGTAGTCGACGAGCCAGCGCAGGGCCAGCGTCGTCTGGCGCGTCGCGCGCACCTCGACGGGCACCTGGTAGGTCGCGCCACCGACGCGACGCGAGCGGACCTCGAGCGACGGGCGGACGTTGTCCAGCGCGCGCTTGAGGACGACGGCGGGGTCGCCGCTGGTCTTGTCCCGCACGCCCTCGAGGGCGCCGTAGACGATGCGCTCGGCGGTCGACTTCTTCCCGTCGACGAGCACACGGTTGACGAGCTGGGTGACGATCGGCGAGCCGTAGACCGGGTCGACGACGAGCGGCCGCTTCGGAGCGGGTCCCTTGCGAGGCATTACTTCTTCTCCTTCTTCGCGCCGTAGCGGCTGCGAGCCTGCTGGCGGCCGCGCACACCCTGGGTGTCGAGCGCGCCACGGACGATCTTGTACCGCACACCGGGCAGGTCCTTCACACGACCGCCGCGGACGAGCACGATGGAGTGCTCCTGCAGGTTGTGGCCGACACCGGGGATGTAGGCGGTGACCTCGATGCCACTGGACAGGCGCACGCGCGCGACCTTGCGCAGAGCCGAG
The sequence above is a segment of the Georgenia faecalis genome. Coding sequences within it:
- the rpsG gene encoding 30S ribosomal protein S7; translation: MPRKGPAPKRPLVVDPVYGSPIVTQLVNRVLVDGKKSTAERIVYGALEGVRDKTSGDPAVVLKRALDNVRPSLEVRSRRVGGATYQVPVEVRATRQTTLALRWLVDYSRSRREKTMTERLMNEILDASNGLGAAVKRREDTHKMAESNKAFAHYRW
- the rpsL gene encoding 30S ribosomal protein S12, with the translated sequence MPTIQQLVRKGRSVKASKSKTPALKGSPQRRGVCTRVYTTTPKKPNSALRKVARVRLSSGIEVTAYIPGVGHNLQEHSIVLVRGGRVKDLPGVRYKIVRGALDTQGVRGRQQARSRYGAKKEKK